In a genomic window of Helianthus annuus cultivar XRQ/B chromosome 10, HanXRQr2.0-SUNRISE, whole genome shotgun sequence:
- the LOC110886219 gene encoding serine/threonine-protein kinase STY13: MLEAPKFTGMMGLNNGHDNFVDLSQGFYHKLGEGSNMSIDSFNSLQMSNGGGSVAMSLDNSSVGSNESHTRILNHQGLKRNKNYTDAQSVNRGRVSQGLSNDALAQALLDPKFPTEGLENFDEWTIDLRKLSMGPAFAQGAFGKLYKGSYNGIDVAIKLLEKPENDLDRAQLMEQQFQQEVMMLARLKHPNIVRFIGACRKPMVWCIVTEYAKGGSVRQFLTKRQNRSVPLKLAVKQALDVARGMEYVHALGLIHRDLKSDNLLISADKSIKIADFGVARIEVQTEGMTPETGTYRWMAPEMIQHRPYTQKVDVYSFGIVLWELITGMLPFQNMTAVQAAFAVVNKGVRPTIPPDCLPVLGEIMVRCWDGNPDVRPPFTDVVRMLEHAETEIMTTVRKARFRCCMSQPMTTD; encoded by the exons ATGTTAGAGGCTCCGAAGTTTACAGGCATGATGGGGCTAAACAATGGCCATGATAATTTTGTTGACCTGTCACAAGGGTTTTATCATAAGCTTGGTGAAGGGTCGAATATGTCAATCGACAGTTTCAACAGTTTGCAAATGAGTAATGGTGGCGGGTCGGTTGCGATGTCCCTTGATAACAGTAGTGTGGGGTCGAATGAATCTCACACTCGTATATTAAACCACCAGGGTTTAAAGCGTAACAAGAATTACACAGATGCTCAAAGTGTGAACCGTGGTCGAGTCTCACAAGGGTTAAGTAATGATGCTTTGGCTCAAGCCCTGTTGGACCCAAAGTTTCCAACCGAAGGGCTTGAGAATTTTGATGAATGGACGATTGATTTAAGGAAACTCAGTATGGGGCCCGCTTTTGCACAAGGGGCGTTTGGGAAGCTGTATAAAGGAAGTTACAATGGTATAGATGTTGCTATTAAGCTTTTGGAAAAACCTGAAAATGATTTGGACCGGGCTCAGCTTATGGAGCAACAGTTTCAGCAGGAAGTTATGATGCTTGCAAGATTAAAGCACCCCAATATTGTAAGGTTTATTGGTGCATGCAGGAAACCAATGGTTTGGTGTATTGTGACTGAATATGCAAAGGGTGGTTCGGTTAGGCAGTTTTTGACTAAAAGACAAAACAGATCGGTGCCTTTGAAATTGGCAGTTAAGCAGGCTTTGGATGTTGCTAGAGGGATGGAATATGTGCATGCACTTGGATTGATTCATAGAGATTTGAAATCCGATAATCTTTTGATTTCGGCTGATAAGTCGATCAAGATTGCTGACTTTGGTGTTGCTCGAATTGAAGTGCAGACTGAAGGAATGACGCCAGAGACTGGGACCTACCGTTGGATGGCTCC GGAGATGATTCAGCATAGGCCTTACACACAGAAAGTAGACGTTTACAGCTTTGGGATAGTTCTCTGGGAGTTAATCACCGGGATGCTTCCATTCCAGAACATGACAGCTGTACAGGCGGCATTTGCGGTGGTGAATAAGGGTGTCCGCCCCACCATCCCGCCGGACTGCCTTCCAGTACTTGGTGAAATCATGGTTCGTTGCTGGGACGGGAACCCAGATGTGAGACCACCGTTCACAGATGTGGTTAGAATGCTGGAACATGCTGAGACTGAGATTATGACGACAGTTCGAAAGGCTCGGTTCAGGTGCTGCATGAGTCAACCGATGACTACTGATTGA
- the LOC110886217 gene encoding glycogen synthase, which translates to MEVMSVSVSSPVFRASHTKAFDYCVPIRKKTVIDRKFVFNCMNYSSLEVAADKPELLTNLVKDVDWPSPTDEIPFWKRKFHTRDVNPEIPVNIEKDSDPLHVIHVTAEMAPIAKVGGLGDVVTGLARACLLRGHKVDIMLPFYECIQKDDIQELSLLSTYSSYFDGNWIQTNAYSGLVSDIPVILIEPMNQFFKGEDVYGGSYNELEAYLFFSRACLEWMQVTGTQPDIIHVHEWQTGALPLLYWDMYCHLSLHKPRIVLTIHNMEHYGECRQEQLNKCGLDGSLYATIDKAIDDRTIGHNPERLSLLKGAIVYSNSVVTVSPTYLQETLCSGWLASALITNRDKYHGILNGIDTVMWNPASVAFLPANYHAQNTDGKKVCKQYLQRGLGLAFEGRVPLVVCISRLVAQKGLHLIKHAISHIGKHGGQMIVLGKAPDGRVQSEFEALANLHNKGSTIRILLMYSEELSHMLYAGADMVLIPSIYEPCGLAQMIGMRYGSVPIVRKTGGLADTVFDMDDQSQPEMANGFVFEGTDEASLSGALDRAFFYYKEKPIEWANIVQKVMQIDNSWNKTASKYIDVYNSIRVRW; encoded by the exons ATGGAAGTAATGAGTGTTTCCGTTAGTTCTCCAGTGTTTAGGGCTTCTCACACGAAAGCGTTTGATTACTGTGTTCCGATTCGGAAGAAGACGGTTATCGATCGGAAGTTTGTGTTTAATTGTATGAATTATTCTTCACTCGAG GTAGCTGCGGACAAGCCAGAATTGTTAACTAATTTGGTCAAAGATGTTGACTGGCCGTCTCCAACCGATGAAATCCCATTTTGGAAGAGGAAGTTTCACACTCGTGATGTCAATCCTGAGATTCCTGTTAACATAGAGAAAGATTCTGATCCTTTGCATGTTATTCACGTGACTGCCGAAATGGCACCAATAGCAAAAGTTGGTGGTCTTGGTGATGTCGTAACTGGGTTGGCCCGTGCGTGTTTATTACGTGGACATAAAGTTGATATCATGCTTCCATTTTATGAATGTATCCAGAAGGACGACATTCAAGAATTATCATTATTGTCTACATATAGTTCATATTTTGATGGAAACTGGATCCAAACCAATGCATACAGTGGACTAGTTTCAGATATTCCAGTAATACTAATTGAACCAATGAACCAATTCTTTAAAGGTGAAGATGTGTACGGAGGTTCATATAATGAGCTGGAAGCGTATTTATTTTTCAGCCGCGCTTGCCTTGAATGGATGCAG GTGACTGGAACGCAACCCGATATTATACATGTACATGAATGGCAGACAGGTGCACTGCCACTGCTCTACTGGGACATGTACTGTCATCTTTCACTTCAT AAACCAAGAATAGTATTGACAATCCACAATATGGAGCATTATGGGGAATGCAG ACAAGAGCAGCTCAATAAGTGTGGCCTTGATGGGTCTTTATATGCAACTATTGACAAG GCGATTGATGATCGAACAATTGGCCATAATCCTGAAAGGCTGAGTTTATTGAAAGGAGCCATTGTGTACAGCAATTCAGTAGT TACAGTCTCTCCAACTTACCTCCAAGAAACACTTTGTTCCGGATGGCTTGCAAGTGCTTTGATAACAAATCGTGACAA ATACCATGGTATTCTAAACGGGATTGATACTGTTATGTGGAACCCTGCTTCTGTTGCTTTCTTGCCTGCCAATTATCATG CTCAAAACACTGATGGAAAGAAAGTATGCAAACAGTATCTCCAACGAGGGCTTGGTTTAGCCTTTGAAGGCAGGGTGCCTTTAGTTGTTTGCATTTCTAGATTGGTTGCTCAAAAAGGTCTTCATCTAATTAAACATGCAATCAGTCATATTGGAAAACAT GGTGGACAGATGATTGTGCTGGGAAAAGCTCCAGATGGTAGGGTTCAAAGTGAATTTGAAGCTCTAGCTAATTTg CACAACAAAGGTTCTACAATCCGAATCCTCTTGATGTATAG CGAGGAGCTGTCACACATGTTGTATGCTGGTGCCGACATGGTGTTGATTCCTTCTATATATGAGCCATGTGGACTTGCTCAGATGATCGGAATGCGCTACGGATCA GTACCAATAGTACGGAAAACTGGTGGTCTTGCTGACACTGTTTTTGATATGGATGATCAGTCACAACCAGAGATGGCTAACGG GTTTGTCTTTGAAGGGACTGACGAAGCTTCTCTAAGTGGGGCTCTTGATCGCGCATTTTTCTATTACAAGGAGA AACCAATCGAGTGGGCGAATATCGTTCAAAAAGTTATGCAAATTGACAACAGCTGGAACAAAACTGCTAGCAAGTACATTGATGTATACAACTCAATAAGAGTAAGATGGTGA
- the LOC110886218 gene encoding YTH domain-containing protein ECT4 isoform X1 translates to MEEKGQQGKDRVSPASISGDARVPDNYADKPLSPKNERIVPPNLSPDATITGPIRNASNQPEANGAPNPVNQTNSFTPQEQTYYYGGYDDGSAIWGDYSNYGYVNNLQIVPPAMYNDNASLLFHPAYGFDAQVAYGQFSPLASPISPIMIDGQLFSPHQVPMSPNFYSQPVSPHLPADLTSPVNSGQEAFSDNVFLGPGSGYYVQYGGNNNLGLYKYPGDIGSGDSAPNRSMTSDTSSYGPPLTSAALYPAPVGVYGSYEHIFNQIPQQQTAYGYGSVSGSSTRRYPQSGSFQGYTSNSMFHGEASHLNRFVPEKGGKNRERDAISMISESHGTTSNRGPRASKSKGNNNNNNTADGKNDVASRLDLELYNRPDFVTTYDNAKFFVIKSFSEENVHKSIKYSVWASTPLGNRKLDAAYQEAKESGATCPVFLFFSVNASGQFCGVAEMVGPVDFVNDAEYWQQDRWSGQFRVKWHIIKDVPNGRFRHIILENNDNKPVTHSRDSQEVKREAGNAMLKIFKDHDASTSMLDDFGYYDEKEKELQEKKAKERDFTKVMPGVVDDTSITQLADKVAESLHVEEHREAQ, encoded by the exons atgGAAGAAAAAGGtcaacagggaaaagatcgagtCTCTCCTGCTTCAATTTCGG GTGATGCGCGTGTGCCCGATAACTACGCAGATAAG CCACTTTCTCCCAAAAATGAAAGGATCGTTCCTCCAAATCTGTCTCCGGATGCAACCATCACAGGGCCCATAAGAAACGCTTCCAACCAACCCGAAGCAAATGGAGCTCCGAACCCTGTGAACCAAACAAATAGTTTTACTCCTCAAGAGCAGACCTACTATTATGGAG GTTATGATGATGGCTCGGCTATATGGGGAGACTATTCAAACTATGGTTATGTTAATAACTTGCAAATTGTGCCTCCG GCGATGTACAATGATAATGCTTCACTATTGTTTCACCCTGCTTACGGGTTTGATGCCCAAGTGGCATATGGCCAATTTTCTCCACTTGCTAGCCCTATATCTCCGATAATGATAGATGGTCAGCTGTTTTCACCGCATCAAGTCCCGATGTCCCCAAATTTCTACTCACAACCCGTTTCTCCTCATCTTCCGGCCGATTTGACTTCGCCAGTTAACAGTGGTCAAGAGGCTTTCTCTGACAATGTTTTTCTGGGTCCGGGATCTGGTTATTATGTGCAATACGGCGGAAATAATAATCTAGGACTCTACAAATATCCTGGGGATATCGGTTCTGGTGACTCAGCACCGAATCGATCGATGACCTCAGATACAAGTAGCTATGGACCTCCACTAACATCAGCAGCCTTATACCCTGCGCCAGTTGGCGTTTATGGCTCATATGAGCACATTTTTAATCAG ATTCCGCAGCAACAGACAGCATATGGATACGGGTCGGTATCCGGCTCCTCCACAAGGCGATACCCACAAAGCGGATCTTTTCAAGGGTATACTAGTAATTCCATGTTTCATGGCGAGGCTAGTCACCTGAATCGTTTCGTGCCCGAAAAAGGCGGGAAAAATAGGGAACGTGATGCGATTAGCATGATTAGTGAATCGCATGGTACTACCAGTAACAGAGGGCCAAGGGCATCAAAATCAAAGggaaataacaataataataatactgcTGACGGTAAAAACGACGTTGCTTCTAGACTTGATCTTGAGCTTTACAACCGACCCGATTTTGTTACAACCTACGACAATGCTAAGTTCTTTGTAATAAAGTCGTTCAGTGAAGAAAACGTTCATAAAAGTATCAAGTACAGCGTCTGGGCCAGTACCCCATTGGGAAACCGAAAACTAGATGCCGCTTATCAAGAGGCAAAGGAATCCGGTGCCACCTGTCCCGTTTTCCTCTTTTTTTCG GTAAATGCTAGTGGACAGTTTTGTGGGGTGGCTGAAATGGTCGGACCCGTAGATTTTGTGAACGATGCAGAATACTGGCAGCAGGACAGATGGAGTGGTCAGTTTCGGGTCAAATGGCACATTATTAAGGATGTTCCCAACGGTCGATTCAGACATATTATTCTCGAAAATAATGACAACAAACCTGTCACCCATAGCAGAGATTCACAAGAG GTGAAACGAGAAGCGGGTAATGCGATGTTGAAAATATTCAAAGATCATGATGCGAGTACGTCAATGTTAGACGATTTTGGATACTAtgatgagaaagagaaagagttGCAGGAAAAGAAGGCTAAAGAGCGGGACTTTACAAAAGTTATGCCGGGTGTTGTGGACGATACTTCAATAACACAACTTGCTGATAAAGTTGCGGAGTCTCTCCATGTGGAAGAACATAGGGAAGCACAGTAA
- the LOC110886218 gene encoding YTH domain-containing protein ECT4 isoform X2, translated as MEEKGQQGKDRVSPASISGDARVPDNYADKPLSPKNERIVPPNLSPDATITGPIRNASNQPEANGAPNPVNQTNSFTPQEQTYYYGGYDDGSAIWGDYSNYGYVNNLQIVPPAMYNDNASLLFHPAYGFDAQVAYGQFSPLASPISPIMIDGQLFSPHQVPMSPNFYSQPVSPHLPADLTSPVNSGQEAFSDNVFLGPGSGYYVQYGGNNNLGLYKYPGDIGSGDSAPNRSMTSDTSSYGPPLTSAALYPAPVGVYGSYEHIFNQQQTAYGYGSVSGSSTRRYPQSGSFQGYTSNSMFHGEASHLNRFVPEKGGKNRERDAISMISESHGTTSNRGPRASKSKGNNNNNNTADGKNDVASRLDLELYNRPDFVTTYDNAKFFVIKSFSEENVHKSIKYSVWASTPLGNRKLDAAYQEAKESGATCPVFLFFSVNASGQFCGVAEMVGPVDFVNDAEYWQQDRWSGQFRVKWHIIKDVPNGRFRHIILENNDNKPVTHSRDSQEVKREAGNAMLKIFKDHDASTSMLDDFGYYDEKEKELQEKKAKERDFTKVMPGVVDDTSITQLADKVAESLHVEEHREAQ; from the exons atgGAAGAAAAAGGtcaacagggaaaagatcgagtCTCTCCTGCTTCAATTTCGG GTGATGCGCGTGTGCCCGATAACTACGCAGATAAG CCACTTTCTCCCAAAAATGAAAGGATCGTTCCTCCAAATCTGTCTCCGGATGCAACCATCACAGGGCCCATAAGAAACGCTTCCAACCAACCCGAAGCAAATGGAGCTCCGAACCCTGTGAACCAAACAAATAGTTTTACTCCTCAAGAGCAGACCTACTATTATGGAG GTTATGATGATGGCTCGGCTATATGGGGAGACTATTCAAACTATGGTTATGTTAATAACTTGCAAATTGTGCCTCCG GCGATGTACAATGATAATGCTTCACTATTGTTTCACCCTGCTTACGGGTTTGATGCCCAAGTGGCATATGGCCAATTTTCTCCACTTGCTAGCCCTATATCTCCGATAATGATAGATGGTCAGCTGTTTTCACCGCATCAAGTCCCGATGTCCCCAAATTTCTACTCACAACCCGTTTCTCCTCATCTTCCGGCCGATTTGACTTCGCCAGTTAACAGTGGTCAAGAGGCTTTCTCTGACAATGTTTTTCTGGGTCCGGGATCTGGTTATTATGTGCAATACGGCGGAAATAATAATCTAGGACTCTACAAATATCCTGGGGATATCGGTTCTGGTGACTCAGCACCGAATCGATCGATGACCTCAGATACAAGTAGCTATGGACCTCCACTAACATCAGCAGCCTTATACCCTGCGCCAGTTGGCGTTTATGGCTCATATGAGCACATTTTTAATCAG CAACAGACAGCATATGGATACGGGTCGGTATCCGGCTCCTCCACAAGGCGATACCCACAAAGCGGATCTTTTCAAGGGTATACTAGTAATTCCATGTTTCATGGCGAGGCTAGTCACCTGAATCGTTTCGTGCCCGAAAAAGGCGGGAAAAATAGGGAACGTGATGCGATTAGCATGATTAGTGAATCGCATGGTACTACCAGTAACAGAGGGCCAAGGGCATCAAAATCAAAGggaaataacaataataataatactgcTGACGGTAAAAACGACGTTGCTTCTAGACTTGATCTTGAGCTTTACAACCGACCCGATTTTGTTACAACCTACGACAATGCTAAGTTCTTTGTAATAAAGTCGTTCAGTGAAGAAAACGTTCATAAAAGTATCAAGTACAGCGTCTGGGCCAGTACCCCATTGGGAAACCGAAAACTAGATGCCGCTTATCAAGAGGCAAAGGAATCCGGTGCCACCTGTCCCGTTTTCCTCTTTTTTTCG GTAAATGCTAGTGGACAGTTTTGTGGGGTGGCTGAAATGGTCGGACCCGTAGATTTTGTGAACGATGCAGAATACTGGCAGCAGGACAGATGGAGTGGTCAGTTTCGGGTCAAATGGCACATTATTAAGGATGTTCCCAACGGTCGATTCAGACATATTATTCTCGAAAATAATGACAACAAACCTGTCACCCATAGCAGAGATTCACAAGAG GTGAAACGAGAAGCGGGTAATGCGATGTTGAAAATATTCAAAGATCATGATGCGAGTACGTCAATGTTAGACGATTTTGGATACTAtgatgagaaagagaaagagttGCAGGAAAAGAAGGCTAAAGAGCGGGACTTTACAAAAGTTATGCCGGGTGTTGTGGACGATACTTCAATAACACAACTTGCTGATAAAGTTGCGGAGTCTCTCCATGTGGAAGAACATAGGGAAGCACAGTAA